The Acidobacteriota bacterium genome segment AACGTTCCAACCTGGCCTGCCGGCTGTCAGGCGTTTTTATCCGGCCGAACGTACTTCCACCGTTTGAAGGGTGTTCGGGCCATGCCATGCCCTCATCCCGGCGGGGGGTAGCGCCGGCGGGTGAGGTGGCCGTGGACCTCCCCCCAGGAGAAGGCGACGAGGCCCGCCAGGAGGGGGAACGCGGTGGCGGCGCGCCGGGCGGGGCCTTTCACTTCCCGCAGGAGGGCGGGCAGGCAGCGGAAGAAGCGGTAGACGGGGAAGAGCGGGGTGAGGAGGAGGCTGTTGAGGGCCCGGGAGCCCGGGAGGTCGGCCTGGAAGCGGGCGATGCGGTAGAAGCGCCCCTGCTTGGCCTGGTGCCCGAGGTAGACTCCCCAGCGGTCCAGGTTGAAGTGGGCCACGCGGATCCCGGGGTCGAACCAGAGGGTGACGCCATCCTCCCGGAAGCGGTTGTGGAGCAGGGTTTCCTCGGAGGAACCCATGGACTCGGGGAACCCCCCGTACTGCAGGAACAGGTCCCGGCGGTAGGCGAGGTTGTTGGCGGGGAGGTTCCCGACGGCCTGGCGGCCCCCCGCGAGGAGGTAGGGGTGGAACTGGATCACGAACATGGCCCGGCTGACCGCGTTTTTCGGGTTGGCGTTGGTGAGCACCCCCCCCACGGCCTGCACGGCCGGGTCGGCGAAGGCCTCCCCGATCCGCCGGACCCAGTGCGGGTCGGCGACGCAGTCCGCGTCGATGAAGGCGAGGACCCCGCCCCTCGCCGCCCGGGCCGCGAGGTTCCGCGCCCGGCCCTGGAAGGTCCGCCCCGCCATCCGGTGCAGATCGACGTCCGGGAAATCCTTCTCCAGGAGGTCCCCGGTGCCGTCGTCGGAGGAGTCCACCACGCGGACCTCGAAGGGGGGGGCGCCCTCCTGCCGGCGCAGGCTCTCCAGCGTGTGCGGGATGGTCCAGCGGCTGTTGTAGGAGGGGACGATCACCGAGATGGCAGGCGTCCCCCCTCCCGAAAGCGGGTCCGGGACGGGGGTTGGTTCCGCTGGCCGGTCGGCGCCGGGGGGGAGGCCGGGGGAAGGTCCGTCACTCATCGGGCGTGTGGTCTTCCTTCCGGGCCTCCCTCAGTTTCTTCAGCTCGGGGTTCTGTTTGCAGAGGTAGTCGTCCAGGTCCGTCCGGGCCTTGAGAAAAGCCTTGCACGCCCGGTCGCCCGCGGCGGCCATCTCCTGGATGCGTTTCCAGGTCTGGCGGTGCTGCATGCCCGGGTCCGCCACCCTGCCCAGGTCGGGGTAACGGGTGTGGGCGGCCTGCCAGGCCTCCTGCTTGAGTTCCCGCACGGCGGACCGCAGTCGGGTGAACTCGGCGTCGCCCGCCTGTTTCAGCTTCGTCACCGTGGCTTTACGCTCCTCCGCGTAGTCTTTCCGCACCCCTTCCGGGGTTTTCCACGCCACCGACTCGGTGGGCGAGGGCGGGGGCGTGACGGCCGGGCCGCTCCCGTCGGGCGGCGTCACGGCGGGGCCGCCTGCGGGCGGGGCCGGCTCGGTGGGGGCGGTGGCGGCGGGGGAGGGTACGGGGGGCTCGGCCTTCCCGCAGGAGAGGAGGAATACCCCGGCCAGGGCCAGGGCGACGGACAGTCCCATGATTCTCCAGGATCGTCTGGTTTTCACGTCTCACCTCGTGTCAGAAAAGGATCCCCACGGCCTCCATCCGGTCCCGGATGGCCCGGGCGGCGGCACGGAAATCGGCGTCGCTCCGGAAGAAGAGGTCGGCGGCGGGTGGGGGGGGCGCCTCGACCTTGTCCATGTGAACGTTCACCACCGGGTGCGGGTGGACCAGGTCCCGGATGACGGGGTGGTCCTCCTGGGGGATGTCGTTGGTGACGCACACCACGATGAAGCCCGCGCGGAGCAGGATGACCGCCACCTCGCCGAAGCGGCGCGCGGCCTCGGTCCCGCTCCCGGGGGCGATGTCGGCGTCGAGCCCCGCCCGGAGGTTCTTGCCGTCCAGGAGGAAGACCTGACGGCCGTTGTTGAAGAGCTTCCGCTCCAGGATGCGCCCGAGCCTCGCCTTGCCGCTTCCCGAGGGCCCGGTGAAGAGGACCAGCCCGGACTGGTGCCCGTTGCGGGTCACGCGCTCCTCCTCGCGGATCTCCCCCTCCCGCCACTCGAGGTCGCGGCGGCGGGCCTCCCGGCGGAACCGGTCGCGCTCGCCCTCCAGGATGCCCGTGACGATCCCGCCCCCCCGGATGTCGAAACCATCGACCACCACGAAGCGGCCCGTGGCCTCCAGGTCCTCGAAGCGGTCCAGGGCGATGGGGCGGACGGTGCGGACGACCACCTCGGCGGCGTCGTGACGGCGGATCTCCGCGGGGTGCTCCCGGGGCTCCAGGGTGGAGGCGTCGAGGACTCGGGTGATCTCCTCCACCTGCATCTCCACGTCCCGGGTGGCCAGGCGGAGCACATAGCTGCGGCCGGGGGCCAGGGGCGCCGTCCCCAGCCAGAAAAGGTTGGCCCGGAAGCGGTCGGAGACCTCCGGGGGCCGCTCCTTGTGGGAGGCGATCTCGCCCCGCTCGAGGAAGAGCTGGTCCTCCAGGGTGATGCCGGTGCACTGTCCCGCCGCGGCGGACAGGGGCGGGTGGGGGACGTTGAAGGCCTCCACGCTGCGCACGGTCGTCGCCTTGTTGGAGGGGGAGAAGACCAGGCGGTCGCCGACCCGCAACGTGCCGGACTCGACCCGCCCCGCCAGGACCCGCCGGGTGTCGAACTTGTAGACGTCCTGGATGGGGAAGCGCAGGGGGGCGTCCCCGGGCGGGAGGGGCTTCGTGAACCCCTCGAGGCAGCCCAGCACCGTGGGGCCCGTGTACCAGGGCATCCGCTCGGAGGGGGTCGTCACGTTGTCTCCCTGCCGGGCGCTGACGGGGACCACCCACCGCGGCGTGATCCCCAGGCGCGCCAGGAAAGCGCGGATCTCCCCGCGGATAGCCTCGAAGGCCTCCTCCCCGAACCCGGCCAGGTCCATCTTGTTGACCGCCACGGCGATCTGGCGCACCCCGAGCAGGCCCAGGAGGTACCCGTGCCGTCGCGACTGCTCCCGGACGCCCTCGCCGGCGTCGATCACCAGGACGGCGGCCTCGGCGCGGGCGGCGCCCGTCACCATGTTCTTGATGAACTCGTGGTGCCCGGGGGCGTCGATGACGGTGTAGCGGCGCCCCTTCCAGTGAAAGAAGGTGCGGGCCGTGTCGATGGTGACCCCCTGCTCCTGCTCCTCCAGGAAGGCGTCGAAGAGGAAGGCGTGCTCGAAGGGTTTCCCCTGGCGCTCGCAGATGTCGCGCACCCTCTCCACCAGGGACTCCGGGATGGTGCCCGTGTCGGCGTAGAGCCGCCCCAGGAGCGTCGACTTGCCGTGGTCCACGTGGCCCGCCAGGACCACCTGCAGATTCTCGGGGGAAGGGCCGGCGTCTCTCATGTCACATGTACCCGTCCTTCCGGAGTTTTTCCATGCCGCGGTCGGCGTCCTGGGCCCGGCCCGCCCGCTCCGCCACCCGCGTGGCGCGCAGTTCGCGGATGATGTCGTCCACGGTGGAGGCGGTGGAGGAGACCGGGAAGGTGCAGGGCCAGCAACCCAGGCTGCGGTAGCGCTTCCCGTCGCCCCGGTCGAAGTAGAGGGGGATCACGGGGATCTGCTCCTCCCGGATGTACTCCCAGACGTTGATCTCGGTCCAGTCGAGGAGCGGGTGGATGCGGACGTGGGTGCCGGGGGCGAAGCGGGTCTTGAACTGGTCCCACAACTCGGGGGGCTGGTCGCGGAAGTCCCACTCGTTGCGCTCGTCCCGGGGGGAGAAGTAGCGCTCCTTGGCCCGGGTCCCCTCCTCGTCGGAGCGGACCCCCACGATCACGCCGTTGTAGCCCTTCTCTTCGAGGGCGATCCGGAGGGCGTCGGTCTTGAGGGCCGTGCAGCACGCGATGCGCCCCCGGTCGGGATGCATGCCGGCGTCCAGGGCTGCCCGGTTCTTCGCCACCACGAGGTTCAAGCCCCACTCCGCCGCCAGCCGGTCGCGGTAGGCGATCATCTCGGGGATCTTGTAGGCCGTGTCCAGGTGGACCAGCGGGATGGGGCAATGGCCGAAAAACGCTTTCCGGACCAGCCAGAGCAGCACGGTGGAGTCCTTCCCGATGGACCAGAGCATGCAGAGGCGGTCGAAGTGCTTGTAGGCTTCCCGCAGGATGTAGACGGAGCGGTTCTCCAGTTCCGTCAGGTGTTTCATGAAACCTCCTCCGCTCCCTGCCCGGGTGCACCCGCCCAGGACGGCCGCTGGCGGGCTTCCAGGCCGTCCGTCAGGGCGAGCAGCCGGTCGAGGGCCCCGGCGGGGGACAACGCCTCGGTGTCCAGGACCAGCTCGGGCTCGAGGGGCTCCTCGTAGGGGTCGTCGATGCCGGTGAAGCCGGGGAGCCCGCCGGCCCGGGCCTTCCGGTAGAGCCCGTTCACGTCCCGGCGCTCGCAGGTCTCGAGGCTGCAGCGCACGTGGACCTCGGCGAACTCGCCCGGGGCGAAGAGGGCCCGGACCCGGTCCCGGTCCGCCCGGTAGGGGGAGATGAAGGCGGCGACCACGCCCAGCCCGGCCTCCACCAGGAGCCTCGCGACCTCCCCGGCGCGGCGGATGTTCTCCCGCCGGTCCTCCGCCGAGAAGCCGAGCCCGGCGTTCAGGCCCGTGCGAAGATGGTCTCCGTCCAGGTGGAAGACCCGCCGCCCGCGGCGGTGAAGTTCGGCCTCCAGCATCCGCGCCAGGGTCGACTTGCCGGAGCCGGACAGCCCCGTGAGCCAGACCAGCCAGGAACCGTGCCCGTTCAGGCGCCGCCGGTCGTTCACGCCGAGGGCGCGGGGGCAGGGGTTGAGTTCTTGCCGGGTGTCACACATCTTCTATATCCTTCTCGCTCTCTCCCCTCGGTATCGGTATCGGTATCGGAATCGCCATCGGTATCGCTTTCGGTATCGCAATCGCCATCGATATCGGAATCGGTATCGGTGTCGCAATCGCAATCGGTGCCGCCTGTTCCCCGGTCTGGAAGCCTAGATAGCGACAGCGACTGCGATACCGATACCGAATTCCGACCCCGATAGCGATTCCGACCCCGATACCGGTGGGGTATCGGGGGAACCCCTCTCTGAAAAAACAGACTATAGCACGAGAAGGGGGGGCATCACAAACCCCATCCCGAGCCCTGGGGCTCGTGGCCCCACCGTTCCTGGATCTTCCGCTCCAGGTAGCCGAAGACCAGGCGGTCGGCCAGCAGGCCCAGGAGCATGATGACGCCCATGACGGCCACCACCTGGGGCATGTCGTGCAGTTCCCGCCCCGTGGTCAGCAGGGCGCCGAGGCCGGTGTCCACGTAGAGCAGCTCGGCGGCCATGAGGGAGCGCCACGCGAAGGACCACCCCATCTTGGCGCCGGTGACCACGGCGGGGAGGGACGCGGGGAGCACCACGTGGAGGTAGGCCTGCCGCGCGCCGGCGCCCAGCATGCGGGCCGCGCGAAGGTAGAGGGGCGGGATGGCCCGGACGCCGTCGCGCACTGACAGGGTGAGGGCCATCAGGGAGCCCATGACCACCACGAAGAGCATCCCCTCCTCGCCCAGGCCGAACCACAGGATGGCCAGGGGGAGCCAGCAGATGCTGGGGATGGCCTGGAGGCCCAGCGCCAGGGAGCCGATGGTGGCGTCGGCCCACCGGACGCGCCCCAGGAGGAGGCCCAGGGGAACGCCGCCCGTCACGGACAAGGCGTACCCCAGCAGGAGCCGCTGCAGGCTGGCTGCCGCGGCCGCCGGGTAGCTCCCGTTGGCGAACCCCGTCCAGAAGGACTGCGCCACCTGGAGCGGCGAGGGGAAAAGCACGGGGTCCCAGATCCGGGCGGCGTGGAGGCCGTGCCAGAGGAGGACCAGGCCCCCGAAGAAGCCGACCTGCAGCAGGGCCCGGCCGAGACGTCCGCGGCTTTCCCCGGCGCGCGCGGTGCTCATGACCCGCCTCCCGCCGCCGGTGCCGAGGCCTCCGGCGCAACGGCCCCCGGGCCGGCCTGGGAACGGAGGTCGTCCCGAATCACGGAGGCGATCCGCACCAGCTCCACGTCCTCGAGGTGGCGTCCGCGGGGGAGGTCGACCGGGTACTCCCGGTGGATCGACCCGCCCCGGACGGACATCAGGATCACCCGCTCACCGAGCCGGACGGCCTCGCGGACGTTGTGGGTCACGAAGATCACCGTCTTGCGGGTGGTCTGCCAGATCCGCTCCAGTTCCTCGTGGAGTTCGTCGCGGGTCTGGGCGTCCAGGGCGGCGAAGGGCTCGTCCATGAGCAGGATCTCGGGGTCCTTGGCCAGGGCGGCGGCCAGGGCGACCCGCTGGCGCATGCCGCCCGAAAGCTCGTGAGGCCAGGCCCGGGCGAAGTCGGTCAGCCCCACCGTGCGGAGGAGCGAGTGGGCCCGCTCGGTGCGCTCCCGGGGGGGAAGGCCCGCCATGCGCAGGGCGAAGGCCACGTTCTGCGACGCGTTGAGCCAGGGGAAGAGGGGCGGTTCCTGGAAGATCATCCCGCACTCGCGCGAGGGTCCCGTGACGGGGACGCCGCCGATGCGGACCTCGCCCCGGTCGGGCTTCTCCAGCCCGGCGACGAGATTGAGGAGGGTGGACTTGCCGCAGCCCGAGGACCCCACCACGCAGAGGAACTCCCCCGGGGCCATCGACAGGGTGACGTCCGTGGCGGCCGGCACGGGGCCGGAGCGCTGCTGGAAGCTCTTGGAGATGTGGTCGAGTTCGACGCGTTTCAAAGCTGCCGCCTGTGCACCGCGGTCCGCCGTCAGGGTTGGACCGGGGGAAGGTTCATCGCCTGCAGCACGGCACCGAGCGGGGCGAGCTCGAACAGTCCCCCGATGTCGTCGGGACCGTACCCCGGCGGCAGGTAACCCAGGTCCCGGGCCCGGGCCGCCGACTCCCTCATGGAGGCGACCCCCGGGTCCCAGGTCAGCTTCATGCGGGAAAACGCCTCCGACAGGATTTCCCGGGACAGGGGTTTCTGCATGACGGCCTCGAGGCCGGCCCGGATGACGTCCACCGCTTCCGCCGGGTGGTCCAGGGACCACCGGGTGGTCTCCACGTGGGCTTCGACGAACTTTCGGACCACGTCGGGGCGCTGCCGGACCCAGTCCTCCCGGACCACCAGGACCGCGGTGGTGAACCGGCCCCCGGGCCACAGGGAAGTCTCGTCGATCAGGATCTCCCCCCCCGCCTCCCGGCACAGGCGGGTGGCCCAGGGCTCGGGGACCCACGCGGCGTCCAGGCTCCCCTGGCGGAAGAGCATGAGGATCTCGGGGTTCTTCACCGGCTTGACCTTGACGTCCGTCCCCGGGGTGAACCCCTGCTGCTTCAGCCAGGCCCTCAGGGTGATGTCCTGGGTGTTGCCCAGTTCCGGCGAGGCCACGGTGCGCCCCTTCAGGTCGGCCGGGGCACGGAGGCCCAGTTCCCTGCGGACCACCAGCGAGGCCCCGCCCGAGGTGGCGCCGGCGACGATGCGCAGGGCGCCCTTGCCGGCGCGGAGGTAGGCGTTGATGGCGGGGTTGGGGCCGACGTAGGCGATGTCGATCTCGCCGGCCAGGAGCGCCTCCATCTCCGTCGGGCCGGCGTTGAAGACCTTGTAGGCCACCGGCAGGCCCGTCTTCGCCTCGAAGGTCCCCTTGGCGCGTCCGATGATGGCCTGGGCGTGGGTGATGTTGGCGAAGTAGCCGACACGGAGGGTCCCCGAGGCGACGCCGTCCTTTCGACCGCAGGCGGCGCCGGCGAGCAGGAGGGCGACCACGGCGGGGACCGCGGCGAGGGATCGAAGGCCGGCGGCGCGCCGACGCGGTGCCGGGAGAAGACACAACGGGCTGAAATTAAAGGTCATGCTTGTCCTCTTTGAATCCGGAGACCGATTGACCGATCACTCTAGCAGGAACCCCCGGCCGCCGTCAACCCTCAATCCGGGGACGTCAAGGTTGGGGAGGGAGGGCGGGAACCCCTCTGCCGAGGGGTTCTACTTCAGTTTTTCCAGGAACTCCGCCTCGGTGAGAACGGGGATGCCGAGGGAGCGGGCCTTGTTGAGCTTGGAGCCGGCGTCGGCGCCGCAGATCAAAAAGTCGGTCTTCCGGCTGACGGACGAGGCGGTGCGGCCGCCCAGGCGCTCGATCCGCTCGGAAGCCTCGTCCCGGGTCATGGCGGCGAGGGCCCCGGTCAGCACGAAGGTGCGGCCGGAGAAGAAATCGACGGCGGCGGGGGATTCGGGCGGCGGCGTGCCGGATGCCGGCGATCCCGTGCCGCCTGGGGCGGAAGGCCTTGGTGGCGGGCTGCCGGAAGGGGTTCGGTCACTCTCGGGGCCGGCCCCGGCGGCCCCCGCGGGCCCGACCGCGAGGACCCCGCCACTCCCGCCGGCGGGCGTCCCGCCCGGCCCCGTCCCGTCGGGGGACTCCCCGGCACAGGGCCCCTCTCCAGTTTCCGCCGACTCGCCCCCGGCGGCGAAGAGCACGCCCTGGACGGCGGCGTCCCCGGTCTCCTCGAAGCTGAGCCCCGAGGCCCGCAGGCGCTCCACCAGCGCGAGGTTCGACGGCTCGTCGAAGAAGGCCCGGACGCTCCCGGCGATGACGGGGCCCACCTCGGGCGTCTCGGCGAGTCCCTCGGCCGGGGCGGCGGCGAGGGCGTCCAGGGTCCGGTACCGCCGGGCCAGGACCTTGGCGGTGCGCTCGCCCACGAAGCGGATCCCGAGCCCGAAGAGGAGGCGGCGAAGCGGCAGTTTCCGGCTCTTGTCCAGCTCGTCGAGGAGGTTGCGGGCGGACTTCTTCCCCATCCGCTCCAGCCCCGCGAGTTCCGTCCCGTCCAGCGCGTAGAGGTCGGGGATTCCCTTCACGTGGCCCTTCTCCAGGAGTTGGTCCACCAGGGACTCGCCCAGGCCCTGGACGTCCATGGCCTTCCGGGAGGCGAAGTGGAGGAGCGAGGCCCGAAGCCGCGCCCGGCAGTCCGCGGAGACGCAGCGCAGCACCGCCTCCTCGGGCTCCCGGAAGACGCCGCCGCCGCAGACGGGGCAGTGGTCGGGCATTCGGAAGGGGGGCGGGTCGCCCTCGCGCTTCTCGGGGATCACGCTCACCACCTTGGGGATGATGTCGCCGCCCTTCTCGATGAAGACCCAGTCCCCGACCCGCACGTCCAGGCGCTCCACCTCGTCGGGGTTGTGGAGGGTGGCCCGCTGCACCAGCGAGCCGTCCAGGAAGACGGGGTCGAACTCGGCCACGGGGGTCAGCGCCCCCGTGCGCCCCACCTGCACCACGATGGCGTTGATGCGGGTGGCGGTCCGCCGGGCGGGGAACTTGTAGGCCACGGCCCAGCGGGGGCACTTGGAGGTGCTCCCGAGGCGTTCCTGGAGGGCGATCTCGTTGACCTTCACCACCACGCCGTCGATCTCCATGGGGAGGGCGTCCCGGAGGGGGTCCACCCGGCGGATGAAGGCCAGGACCTCCTCCAGGGAGTCGCAGACGGCGAAGGGCTCGCCCACCTTGAAGCCGAGCGCCCGGAGGTACGCCAGGGCGTCGGCGTGGCGGGCGAAGGCCAGCCCTTCCGCGATGACGCCCCAGGCGTAGAAGTCGAGCTTCCGCGAGGCGCTGACGCGGGGGTCGAGGTTGCGGATGCTCCCCGCCGCGGCGTTGCGCGGGTTGGCGAAGAGGGGTTCCCCGTCGCGCTTGCGCTGTTCGTTGAGCCGCTCGAAGCTCTTCACCGGCATCACCACCTCGCCCCGGACCTCCAGGCGCGCCCCGGTGGGTGTGGCGGGCGCGGGGGCGGGCGGTACGCCGGGGGCTTCGAGCAGCGGGGCCTCCCGGCGCGGCGGGACAGGTGGCGTGAGACGGAACTCGGGTTCCGGGGGGGGCGCCGCGGTCGGCGCCGGGGACTCTTCCGACAGGAACCCGGGCAGGATTGGCTGGCGGGGGCGCCCCGGGGACGTCGGCCCGGGCGCGGGAGCGGCCCCGGACCCCGTCACGGCGGCGGTGGACGGCACGGGGCCGCCCGGCGCCGAAGCGCTCAGCGCGAGCGGGACGGCCCGGATGGTCCGGATGCTCGGCGTCACCACCTCTCCCGTGGCCCCGTCGCCCCGGGTGACGGCGGCGGCGAGGCGGCCGTCCGCGTAGATCAGGGACATGCTGAGGCCGTCGTACTTGAGTTCGGCGGTGTAGGAGAAGGCCTCCCCCGGGAGGAGCTTGCGCACCCGGGCGTCGAACTCCCGGAGGTCCCCCTCGTCGTAGGTGTTGTCCAGGCTCAGCATGGGGACCTCGTGGGCCCGGGAGGGGAAGCTCTCGGAGGGTTTGCCGCCCACGCGCTGGGTGGGGGAGTCGGGGGTGACGAGGTCGGGGTGGAGCGCCTCCAGGTCCCGGAGGCGGCGCATCAGGGCGTCGAACGCGGCATCGTCGATCTCGGGCCGGTCGAGGACGTAGTAGAGGTGCTCGTGGCGCCGGATCTCCCGGCGGAGGTCCTCGATTTCCCGGCCGTCGGCGTCGATCTCCCCGCGGTCGGCATCGATCTCCCGGAGAATGGCATCGTTGGTTTCCATGGTGCGTCCCCCCGAAACGGTGGTGTGCGCCATTTTACCGCACCGGGGGAAATACGCGCCACGGGAAAAAGCGCGGGGCGAAGACGAGGGGGCGAAGGCGCAAGGGTGAAGGCTCAGGGGCGAAAGTGCTGGGGTGAAGGCGCGGGGGTGATCGGGCTTTCCGGAGCTTCGTCAGACTTGTCAGACCTGTCAGACCTGTCAGACCTGTCAGACCTGTCAGACCTGTCCGACTTGTCCGACTTGTCTGACTTGTCTGACTTGTCTGACCTAGCTTCACCCTCCACCCCAGACCCCGACCCCACACCTCAGATCTCAGCCCCCCAGCCCCCCCCTAAACCTAAAGCCTACAGCCTACAGCCTGAGTAACGGCAGCCGGAACGCGGGGAGGGCGGCGAGCATCCCCTCGTCCTCCAGGTCGAGGCCGCCCCGTTGCGCCACACGGACGACCCCCGGCATCTCGTGGAACGCGCCCGCGGGGTCGTGCAGCAGGATCTCCGGCCGCTCGTCGATTCCGGCCTCGGAGCGGATCTCGGCGAAAATACCCCCGTCCAGGCGGATCTCCTCGTCCAGCGGGGCGCCGGCCACCGTGCGGAGGATGTAGTCCTCCAGTTTCCGCGGGTTAAGCAGCGCCGTGCGGTGCGAGAATACCGCCGTCAACCGGAAACCCGTCAGGGCCGGGCGGGAAACCGGTCCCCCGGGGGAGGGCGCCGCGCCGCAGGCCACCGGCGGCACGCTCCCGGTATCGCGTCCGCGGGGCGGGGCGGGGGTGACGGCCCCGGGGCAAGGGCCCGGGGCGCCGGCGTCGCCGGGGGGGGGCGGGGCACTCCGGCCCCCGTCAGCCCGGGGCGGCCTTTCCCGAAGGCAGAAAACGGTGGTCCGGTGCGGCCCCACGTGCACCCACGCCAGCGGGACGCCGCCGGGCAGACCGGCTTCCCGCGCCCGCGTCAGCCCCGCCGCCAGGGTGAAGTGCGGGGCGGGGGCGACGAGGGCGCCGGGGAGCTGGCGGAGCGCCTCGAGCTGGAGACCGGGGAAGGGGCGGTTCCGGTCGTGGTGGTACAGGTCCGCGACGCGACCGCCCGAGTCCAGGACATGGGAGAGGACCTGGCGCTCCGCGGACGGGGCGGCGTCGTCGAACCCCGGGGGGAGGTCCGA includes the following:
- a CDS encoding aliphatic sulfonate ABC transporter substrate-binding protein, whose amino-acid sequence is MTFNFSPLCLLPAPRRRAAGLRSLAAVPAVVALLLAGAACGRKDGVASGTLRVGYFANITHAQAIIGRAKGTFEAKTGLPVAYKVFNAGPTEMEALLAGEIDIAYVGPNPAINAYLRAGKGALRIVAGATSGGASLVVRRELGLRAPADLKGRTVASPELGNTQDITLRAWLKQQGFTPGTDVKVKPVKNPEILMLFRQGSLDAAWVPEPWATRLCREAGGEILIDETSLWPGGRFTTAVLVVREDWVRQRPDVVRKFVEAHVETTRWSLDHPAEAVDVIRAGLEAVMQKPLSREILSEAFSRMKLTWDPGVASMRESAARARDLGYLPPGYGPDDIGGLFELAPLGAVLQAMNLPPVQP
- a CDS encoding sulfate adenylyltransferase subunit 2, producing MKHLTELENRSVYILREAYKHFDRLCMLWSIGKDSTVLLWLVRKAFFGHCPIPLVHLDTAYKIPEMIAYRDRLAAEWGLNLVVAKNRAALDAGMHPDRGRIACCTALKTDALRIALEEKGYNGVIVGVRSDEEGTRAKERYFSPRDERNEWDFRDQPPELWDQFKTRFAPGTHVRIHPLLDWTEINVWEYIREEQIPVIPLYFDRGDGKRYRSLGCWPCTFPVSSTASTVDDIIRELRATRVAERAGRAQDADRGMEKLRKDGYM
- a CDS encoding ABC transporter ATP-binding protein — encoded protein: MAPGEFLCVVGSSGCGKSTLLNLVAGLEKPDRGEVRIGGVPVTGPSRECGMIFQEPPLFPWLNASQNVAFALRMAGLPPRERTERAHSLLRTVGLTDFARAWPHELSGGMRQRVALAAALAKDPEILLMDEPFAALDAQTRDELHEELERIWQTTRKTVIFVTHNVREAVRLGERVILMSVRGGSIHREYPVDLPRGRHLEDVELVRIASVIRDDLRSQAGPGAVAPEASAPAAGGGS
- the cysC gene encoding adenylyl-sulfate kinase, whose amino-acid sequence is MCDTRQELNPCPRALGVNDRRRLNGHGSWLVWLTGLSGSGKSTLARMLEAELHRRGRRVFHLDGDHLRTGLNAGLGFSAEDRRENIRRAGEVARLLVEAGLGVVAAFISPYRADRDRVRALFAPGEFAEVHVRCSLETCERRDVNGLYRKARAGGLPGFTGIDDPYEEPLEPELVLDTEALSPAGALDRLLALTDGLEARQRPSWAGAPGQGAEEVS
- a CDS encoding glycosyltransferase, which produces MSDGPSPGLPPGADRPAEPTPVPDPLSGGGTPAISVIVPSYNSRWTIPHTLESLRRQEGAPPFEVRVVDSSDDGTGDLLEKDFPDVDLHRMAGRTFQGRARNLAARAARGGVLAFIDADCVADPHWVRRIGEAFADPAVQAVGGVLTNANPKNAVSRAMFVIQFHPYLLAGGRQAVGNLPANNLAYRRDLFLQYGGFPESMGSSEETLLHNRFREDGVTLWFDPGIRVAHFNLDRWGVYLGHQAKQGRFYRIARFQADLPGSRALNSLLLTPLFPVYRFFRCLPALLREVKGPARRAATAFPLLAGLVAFSWGEVHGHLTRRRYPPPG
- a CDS encoding ABC transporter permease, which produces MSTARAGESRGRLGRALLQVGFFGGLVLLWHGLHAARIWDPVLFPSPLQVAQSFWTGFANGSYPAAAAASLQRLLLGYALSVTGGVPLGLLLGRVRWADATIGSLALGLQAIPSICWLPLAILWFGLGEEGMLFVVVMGSLMALTLSVRDGVRAIPPLYLRAARMLGAGARQAYLHVVLPASLPAVVTGAKMGWSFAWRSLMAAELLYVDTGLGALLTTGRELHDMPQVVAVMGVIMLLGLLADRLVFGYLERKIQERWGHEPQGSGWGL
- a CDS encoding adenylyl-sulfate kinase; this encodes MRDAGPSPENLQVVLAGHVDHGKSTLLGRLYADTGTIPESLVERVRDICERQGKPFEHAFLFDAFLEEQEQGVTIDTARTFFHWKGRRYTVIDAPGHHEFIKNMVTGAARAEAAVLVIDAGEGVREQSRRHGYLLGLLGVRQIAVAVNKMDLAGFGEEAFEAIRGEIRAFLARLGITPRWVVPVSARQGDNVTTPSERMPWYTGPTVLGCLEGFTKPLPPGDAPLRFPIQDVYKFDTRRVLAGRVESGTLRVGDRLVFSPSNKATTVRSVEAFNVPHPPLSAAAGQCTGITLEDQLFLERGEIASHKERPPEVSDRFRANLFWLGTAPLAPGRSYVLRLATRDVEMQVEEITRVLDASTLEPREHPAEIRRHDAAEVVVRTVRPIALDRFEDLEATGRFVVVDGFDIRGGGIVTGILEGERDRFRREARRRDLEWREGEIREEERVTRNGHQSGLVLFTGPSGSGKARLGRILERKLFNNGRQVFLLDGKNLRAGLDADIAPGSGTEAARRFGEVAVILLRAGFIVVCVTNDIPQEDHPVIRDLVHPHPVVNVHMDKVEAPPPPAADLFFRSDADFRAAARAIRDRMEAVGILF
- the ligA gene encoding NAD-dependent DNA ligase LigA, with amino-acid sequence METNDAILREIDADRGEIDADGREIEDLRREIRRHEHLYYVLDRPEIDDAAFDALMRRLRDLEALHPDLVTPDSPTQRVGGKPSESFPSRAHEVPMLSLDNTYDEGDLREFDARVRKLLPGEAFSYTAELKYDGLSMSLIYADGRLAAAVTRGDGATGEVVTPSIRTIRAVPLALSASAPGGPVPSTAAVTGSGAAPAPGPTSPGRPRQPILPGFLSEESPAPTAAPPPEPEFRLTPPVPPRREAPLLEAPGVPPAPAPATPTGARLEVRGEVVMPVKSFERLNEQRKRDGEPLFANPRNAAAGSIRNLDPRVSASRKLDFYAWGVIAEGLAFARHADALAYLRALGFKVGEPFAVCDSLEEVLAFIRRVDPLRDALPMEIDGVVVKVNEIALQERLGSTSKCPRWAVAYKFPARRTATRINAIVVQVGRTGALTPVAEFDPVFLDGSLVQRATLHNPDEVERLDVRVGDWVFIEKGGDIIPKVVSVIPEKREGDPPPFRMPDHCPVCGGGVFREPEEAVLRCVSADCRARLRASLLHFASRKAMDVQGLGESLVDQLLEKGHVKGIPDLYALDGTELAGLERMGKKSARNLLDELDKSRKLPLRRLLFGLGIRFVGERTAKVLARRYRTLDALAAAPAEGLAETPEVGPVIAGSVRAFFDEPSNLALVERLRASGLSFEETGDAAVQGVLFAAGGESAETGEGPCAGESPDGTGPGGTPAGGSGGVLAVGPAGAAGAGPESDRTPSGSPPPRPSAPGGTGSPASGTPPPESPAAVDFFSGRTFVLTGALAAMTRDEASERIERLGGRTASSVSRKTDFLICGADAGSKLNKARSLGIPVLTEAEFLEKLK